In one Oscillospiraceae bacterium genomic region, the following are encoded:
- a CDS encoding O-acetylhomoserine (thiol)-lyase — protein MSEQRPGTQCLHAGYVPGNGEPRNIPIVQSTTFRYATGEQMGALFDLEASGYFYTRLQNPTNDRVAAKICALEGGTAAMLTSSGQAANFYAVFNLASCGDHVVASSAIYGGSFNLFSVTMRRMGVEFTFVDPDCTPEELDAAFRPNTKAVFGETIANPALTVLDIEKFSCAAHAHGVPLILDNTFPTPINCRPFQFGCDIVTHSTTKYMDGHANCVGGAIVDSGKFDWTKYPDKFPGLCTPDESYHGVTYTERFGLEGAFITKATAQLMRDFGSIPAPMNAYLLNVGLETLPLRVAQHCANAQTVAEYLEKHPKVAWVKFPGLPGDKHHSLAEKYMPKGTCGVVCFGVKGGREAASRFMAGLELASIATHVADAKTCVLHPASTTHRQMSDAQLSAAGVSPDLVRLSVGIEDVQDILADVEKALAGV, from the coding sequence ATGAGTGAGCAGCGTCCCGGCACCCAGTGCCTCCACGCGGGCTACGTCCCCGGCAACGGGGAGCCCCGCAACATCCCCATCGTACAGAGCACCACCTTCCGCTACGCCACCGGCGAGCAGATGGGCGCCCTCTTCGACCTGGAGGCCAGCGGCTATTTCTACACCCGCCTCCAGAACCCCACCAACGACCGCGTGGCGGCCAAGATCTGCGCGCTGGAGGGGGGCACCGCGGCCATGCTCACCTCCTCCGGCCAGGCGGCCAACTTCTACGCCGTGTTCAACCTGGCCTCCTGCGGGGACCACGTGGTGGCCTCCTCGGCCATCTACGGCGGCAGCTTCAACCTCTTCTCGGTCACCATGAGGCGCATGGGCGTGGAGTTCACCTTCGTGGACCCGGACTGCACCCCGGAGGAGCTGGACGCGGCCTTCCGGCCCAATACCAAGGCGGTTTTCGGCGAGACCATCGCCAACCCCGCCCTCACCGTGCTGGATATTGAAAAGTTCTCCTGCGCGGCCCACGCCCACGGCGTGCCCCTCATTCTGGACAACACCTTCCCCACCCCCATCAACTGCCGCCCCTTCCAGTTCGGGTGCGACATCGTGACCCACTCCACCACCAAGTACATGGACGGCCACGCCAACTGCGTGGGCGGGGCCATCGTGGACAGCGGGAAGTTCGACTGGACGAAGTACCCCGACAAGTTCCCCGGCCTGTGCACCCCGGACGAGAGCTACCACGGCGTGACCTACACCGAGCGCTTCGGCCTGGAGGGGGCCTTCATCACCAAGGCCACCGCCCAGCTTATGCGGGACTTCGGCTCCATCCCCGCCCCCATGAACGCCTACCTGCTCAACGTGGGGCTGGAGACCCTGCCCCTGCGGGTGGCCCAGCACTGCGCCAACGCCCAGACCGTGGCCGAGTACCTGGAGAAGCACCCCAAGGTGGCCTGGGTCAAGTTCCCCGGCCTGCCGGGGGACAAACACCACAGCCTGGCGGAGAAGTATATGCCCAAGGGCACCTGCGGCGTGGTCTGCTTCGGCGTGAAGGGCGGCCGGGAGGCGGCCTCCCGCTTCATGGCGGGGCTGGAGCTGGCCTCCATCGCCACCCACGTGGCCGACGCCAAGACCTGTGTGCTCCACCCGGCCTCCACCACCCACCGCCAGATGAGCGACGCGCAGCTCTCCGCCGCCGGGGTCTCCCCGGATCTGGTGCGCCTGAGCGTGGGCATCGAGGACGTGCAGGACATCCTGGCCGACGTGGAAAAGGCCCTGGCCGGGGTGTAG
- a CDS encoding DNA-binding response regulator: MKILVVDDEKVLVKGIKFNLESEGYQVEVGYDGQAAVELARSGAFDLIILDLMMPKIDGLQACMRIREFSNVPVIMLTARSEDTDKIVGFECGADDYITKPFNILELKARIRALLRRAGMAEKKDRGARLTMGHIVLDTDERSAWKEGVGVDLTAKEFDLMELLMRNPGRVYSRENLLNVVWGYEYAGDYRTVDVHVRRLREKLELDPANPEYILTKWGVGYYLKNN; this comes from the coding sequence GTGAAAATTTTGGTTGTGGACGACGAAAAGGTGCTGGTGAAGGGCATCAAATTCAACCTGGAGAGCGAGGGCTACCAGGTGGAGGTGGGCTACGACGGACAGGCCGCCGTGGAGCTGGCCCGCAGCGGGGCCTTTGACCTCATCATCCTGGATCTGATGATGCCGAAGATCGACGGGCTCCAGGCCTGCATGCGCATCCGGGAGTTCTCCAACGTGCCCGTCATCATGCTCACCGCCCGCAGCGAGGACACCGACAAGATTGTGGGCTTCGAGTGCGGCGCGGACGACTATATCACAAAGCCCTTCAACATCCTGGAGCTCAAGGCCCGCATCCGGGCGCTGCTGCGCCGGGCGGGCATGGCGGAGAAGAAGGACCGAGGCGCGCGGCTGACCATGGGCCACATCGTGCTGGACACCGACGAGCGCTCGGCCTGGAAGGAGGGCGTGGGCGTGGATCTGACGGCCAAGGAGTTCGATTTGATGGAGCTTCTGATGCGCAACCCCGGCCGGGTCTACAGCCGGGAAAACCTGCTCAACGTGGTGTGGGGCTACGAGTACGCCGGGGACTACCGCACGGTGGACGTGCACGTGCGCCGCCTGCGGGAGAAGCTGGAGCTGGACCCGGCCAACCCGGAGTATATCCTCACCAAGTGGGGCGTGGGGTACTACCTGAAAAACAACTGA
- the dacF gene encoding D-alanyl-D-alanine carboxypeptidase, whose protein sequence is MKKNRMPCFLLLSVLLAALLLPTAALAAEGSGSAILDGMHIEATAAILVDDDNREVLYEQSAHEKRYPASITKVMTALLTLEAVEAGKLSMDQVITVGDSLHQGIGEGGSTQDIKVGEMLTVRDLLYCALLPSANEACNVLGAAVAGSVDAFVEQMNQRAAELGMEDTHFTNTHGYHDDEHYTTAWDIYLMCSEAMGKPAFREIVSSKSYVVPATNLREERTLHDTNALVSTFRIRGYYYEYATGIKTGSTPEAGYCLASAATKEGKNLIAVVLGAENPKNADGSTNRLQFSESSRLLDWGFRNFSRRTIIDASAMDIAEVAVTLSQEASYVTVQPSGSIEATLPNDLELSQFKREVNCIDTVEAPVEKGQVLGTIKLTYNGTDYGTLDLVAVNDVSRSELLYRLDRIQKFLDQTWVKLAALGLILLILILIVRHLVVSRHRSRYGGGRRGGRGSHYAGSGRRRR, encoded by the coding sequence ATGAAAAAAAATCGAATGCCCTGCTTCCTGCTCCTGAGCGTCCTGCTCGCCGCCCTCCTCCTGCCCACCGCCGCCCTGGCCGCGGAGGGCAGCGGCAGCGCCATTCTGGACGGCATGCACATCGAGGCCACCGCCGCCATTCTGGTGGACGACGACAACCGTGAGGTGCTCTACGAGCAGAGCGCCCACGAGAAGCGCTACCCCGCCAGCATCACCAAGGTGATGACCGCCCTGCTGACCCTGGAGGCGGTGGAGGCGGGCAAGCTGTCCATGGACCAGGTGATCACCGTCGGGGACTCCCTCCACCAGGGCATCGGCGAGGGCGGGTCCACCCAGGACATCAAGGTGGGGGAGATGCTTACCGTCCGGGATCTGCTCTACTGCGCCCTGCTGCCCTCGGCCAACGAGGCCTGCAACGTGCTGGGCGCGGCGGTTGCGGGCAGCGTGGACGCCTTTGTGGAGCAGATGAACCAACGCGCGGCGGAGCTGGGCATGGAGGACACCCACTTCACCAATACCCACGGCTACCACGACGACGAGCACTATACCACCGCGTGGGACATCTACTTAATGTGCTCCGAGGCCATGGGCAAGCCCGCGTTCCGGGAGATCGTCTCCTCCAAGAGCTACGTGGTGCCCGCCACCAACCTGCGGGAGGAGCGCACCCTCCACGACACCAACGCCCTGGTCTCCACCTTCCGCATCCGGGGCTACTACTACGAGTACGCCACCGGCATCAAGACCGGCTCCACCCCCGAGGCGGGCTACTGCCTGGCCTCCGCCGCCACCAAGGAGGGGAAAAACCTCATCGCCGTGGTGCTGGGGGCCGAGAACCCCAAGAACGCCGACGGCTCCACCAACCGCCTGCAATTCTCCGAGTCCTCCCGGCTGCTGGACTGGGGGTTCCGCAATTTCAGCCGCCGCACCATCATCGACGCCTCCGCCATGGACATCGCCGAGGTGGCCGTCACCCTCTCCCAGGAGGCCAGCTACGTCACCGTCCAGCCCTCCGGGTCCATCGAGGCCACCCTGCCCAACGACCTGGAGCTGTCCCAGTTCAAGCGCGAGGTAAACTGCATCGACACCGTGGAGGCCCCCGTGGAGAAGGGCCAGGTGCTGGGCACCATCAAGCTGACCTACAACGGGACCGACTACGGCACCCTGGATCTGGTGGCCGTCAACGACGTGTCCCGCTCGGAGCTGCTCTACCGGCTGGACCGCATCCAGAAGTTCCTGGACCAGACCTGGGTCAAGCTGGCCGCCCTGGGGCTGATCCTGCTGATCCTGATCCTGATCGTCCGCCACCTGGTGGTCTCCCGGCACCGCAGCCGCTACGGCGGCGGGCGGCGCGGCGGGCGCGGCAGCCACTACGCGGGCAGCGGACGCCGCCGCAGATAG
- a CDS encoding MerR family transcriptional regulator, which translates to MEYIINELAALAGVSTRTLRYYDQIGLLSPGRTTRTGYRVYGPAQVDRLQHILFYRALGLPLGQIRDLLDDPGFDRAAALRSHLAELEQERARLDSLILTLKTSIEDEKGGHTMSDEEKFECFKREALAENERAYGDEIRARYGGDAAAAGNDKFSKLTREEYARMEELGAEIRARLEAAVAAGLDPAGEEGRALAALHRDWLAFTWPSYSPQAHAGLAEGYVADPRFTAYYDRARAGCAAFLRDAILAYTKAL; encoded by the coding sequence ATGGAATATATCATCAACGAACTGGCCGCGCTGGCGGGCGTGTCCACGCGCACCCTGCGCTACTACGACCAGATCGGCCTGCTCAGCCCCGGCCGCACCACCCGGACGGGCTACCGGGTGTACGGCCCCGCCCAGGTGGACCGCCTCCAGCACATCCTGTTCTACCGCGCGCTGGGCCTGCCCCTGGGGCAGATCCGCGATCTGCTGGACGACCCCGGCTTCGACCGCGCGGCGGCGCTGCGCAGCCACCTGGCCGAACTGGAGCAGGAGCGCGCGCGGCTGGATTCCCTCATCCTGACGCTGAAAACGTCCATAGAGGACGAGAAAGGGGGACATACCATGTCCGACGAAGAGAAATTCGAGTGCTTCAAGCGGGAGGCCCTGGCGGAGAACGAGCGCGCCTACGGCGATGAAATCCGCGCCCGGTACGGCGGCGACGCCGCGGCGGCCGGCAACGACAAGTTTTCCAAGCTCACCCGGGAGGAGTACGCCCGCATGGAGGAACTGGGCGCGGAGATCCGCGCCCGTCTGGAGGCCGCCGTGGCCGCGGGCCTGGATCCGGCGGGGGAGGAGGGCCGCGCCCTGGCCGCCCTGCACCGGGACTGGCTGGCCTTCACCTGGCCAAGCTACAGCCCCCAGGCCCACGCTGGCCTGGCGGAGGGCTACGTGGCCGACCCGCGCTTCACCGCCTACTACGACCGCGCCCGCGCGGGCTGCGCCGCCTTCCTGCGCGACGCAATCCTGGCCTACACCAAGGCCCTGTAA
- a CDS encoding TSCPD domain-containing protein: protein MTISYRPRGVCSQKMTIEVEEGTVRSVHILGGCSGNLQGLSALVRGMPVDEVIGRLEGIRCGFKPTSCPDQLAQALKQAQQA from the coding sequence ATGACCATCAGCTACCGCCCGCGGGGCGTGTGTTCCCAGAAGATGACTATTGAGGTGGAGGAGGGCACCGTCCGCTCCGTGCATATCCTGGGCGGGTGCAGCGGCAATTTGCAGGGCCTGTCCGCCCTGGTCCGGGGGATGCCCGTGGACGAGGTGATCGGCAGGCTGGAGGGCATCCGCTGCGGCTTCAAGCCCACCTCCTGCCCCGACCAGCTGGCCCAGGCCCTCAAGCAGGCACAGCAGGCATAG